The genomic interval TGGCCGCTCGCGAGCGTGAGCTCGGAGGGGGAAGCCGCGTCCTCGCCGAAGCCGTCGCGCGCGCCTATTTCAAGCTGCTCTCGTACAAGGACGAGTACGAGGTCGGTCGACTGCACACCGATGACGCTTTTCGCAAACAACTGGAAGCGGAATTCGAGGGCGATTACCAGCTGACCTATCATCTATCGCCTCAGTTCTTGCCGAAAAATGCCCACACGGGTCGAGCACGCAAAATTGCTTTCGGCTCGTGGGTCTCTGTGATGCTGGGAGTGTTTTCCCGCATGCGCTTCCTGCGTGGTACGCCGCTGGATCCGCTCATGCTCAACGAGCACCGTCGCAGCGAGCGGAAATTGATCAAGGACTACGAGCGGGCACTCGACGCCTTGCTGGAAGGTCTGAGTTCAGAAAACCTGAAGCTGGCCGTCGAGATCGCGGAGCTTCCGCTGCAAGTTCGAGGTTTCGGAGACATCAAGGAAGCCAAGATCGAAGAGATGCGAGTCAGGCAGAGTGAACTGCTTTGCGTTTTTGGCGCACGGACGAGGGAGGCGTAAGCGTATGACGGGGCAGAGCCAGGGGAAGCGCGATGATCAGTGATTTCGACGACCATCTGATCCACCAGACATCCAATCCGATCAACGAGACCAGCCAGAGCGACCGCAATTTCTACGATCGCTTCTGGTTCAACGGGTTCGATCGCGAAGCGGCCTTTCTTTTCGAAATCGGCTTTGGCCTGTATCCGAATCGTTTCGTGATGGACGCCCACTTCAGTGTTTCTATTGACGGGGAACAGCACAGTTTTCACGGTTCGCGTCGTGCGCCTCGTGAGCGCTCCGAAACGCAGGTCGGTCCGTTACGCATCGAACACATCCAGCCCTTGCGAACGATTCGCGTCGTCCTGGACCCCAACGACACGGGAATCGAGTGCGACCTGGTCTTTCGAGCGCGTACCTTTCCGTCACAGGAACCGAAGAACGTCATGTACGAGGACGGGCGGCTGATGATGGATACGAGTCGCTTTACCCAGTTCGGTTGCTGGGAAGGTCACTTCACAGTCAACGGAAGTCGTACGGAGGTATCGCCTGCACAGACGCTGGGAACGCGGGACCGCTCCTGGGGTGTGCGTCCCGTCGGCGAACCGGCCGGCGGCGCTACGGGTGTGCACATGAAGGAGCCCGGTGTCTACTGGGTCTGGTCGCCGATTCACTTCGACGACGTGTGCACGCAGTGCGGAACTTTTCAGGATCACGACGGCAAGCCCACGCAGGTCAGCGCGGCGATTGTGCCGACCTACTCCCGACCCGAGGACATTCCGAGACACGAGGAACCCGGGCACCGGGAGATGGCTACGTTTACGCACCGCATCGATTGGGAGAAGGGCACACGGCGCTCGCTCGGTGCCGAATTCGAATTCCTGGAGCACACGGGTGAGAAACATGTGATCTCACTCGAGCCGATGATCCATCTGCAGTTGCTGGGGATTGGTTACCAGCACCCGGAATGGGGGCATGGTGTCTGGCATGACGAACTGGTAACGGCCGGAGAACACTGGGAGCTCCACGAACTCGATCCACTGGATTTCAAACACATTCACGTTCACCAGATCTGCCGAGCCCGCATGGGGGATCGGGTGGGTATTGGAACCCTGGAGACGATCTGTTTCGGGCGCCACGATCCGTCGGGCTTCAAGTCACTGCTCGACGGTGCGCCGTAACTCTTCTGAGTTTCAGCTGCGTTCGTAGCGGTAGTTCGGCATCGCCCAGAGGCGATGTCGCGGGCCCGGTGTTTCGGGCTCTTCGGCTTCGTAACCGGCGTCGCCGGGGTAGAGCATGATCGCTCCGCCCGGACGCATGCAGATGCGCGGTCGGAAGGTGATGACAGGCTCTTCGTGGAGTTCTGCGAAAGCGCTGCTCGCATTGCGGTAACCGGCCAGCCACGTCACGGTGACGAACGTCGGCGGTGCCAGACTCAGTTCGCCACTTTCGTGTCCGCTCAAAGCTCCCTCGGGGCTGAGCCAGCGATGAGCGCAGATTTCTTCGCCATCGACAAGAATTTCTTCGTCGCCGCGTACCTGTCCC from bacterium carries:
- a CDS encoding NUDIX hydrolase, which encodes MSQEPKPSATVVLLRDFETSLQLLLLQRSPRNGKDGPWVFPGGKVDPGDAVGSGEDAQQNALQAARRETREEAGIDINPADLTTISRWITPDISPRRFDTWFFLGQVRGDEEILVDGEEICAHRWLSPEGALSGHESGELSLAPPTFVTVTWLAGYRNASSAFAELHEEPVITFRPRICMRPGGAIMLYPGDAGYEAEEPETPGPRHRLWAMPNYRYERS